From the genome of Staphylococcus haemolyticus, one region includes:
- a CDS encoding YxeA family protein, which translates to MILKTLRNIFITIVVIAIIVIGGLFGLNAYSNQHPNNHSINDWNKLNPLAPTYEYYVKTQKPSKVEVVDKEKDFYIYHYNQTGYTKDGKSKKIEYTASKKLKQNHYLVVREKSHTIQSFEEVKKSKIPTKAKEKL; encoded by the coding sequence ATGATATTGAAAACCTTAAGAAATATATTCATTACAATTGTCGTCATTGCAATTATCGTTATCGGAGGATTGTTTGGATTAAATGCTTATTCCAATCAACACCCTAACAATCATTCAATCAATGACTGGAACAAGCTCAATCCTCTAGCCCCAACATATGAATATTACGTTAAGACTCAAAAGCCATCGAAAGTAGAAGTCGTTGATAAAGAAAAAGATTTCTATATCTATCATTACAATCAAACGGGTTACACGAAAGATGGTAAATCTAAAAAAATTGAATACACAGCATCTAAAAAATTAAAACAAAATCATTACTTAGTTGTACGCGAAAAATCTCACACAATTCAGTCATTCGAAGAAGTTAAAAAATCAAAAATTCCAACTAAAGCAAAAGAAAAATTATAA
- a CDS encoding glycine betaine ABC transporter substrate-binding protein: protein MAKENIFAGINQTIMLTLSMVVIASMIGTPGLGEGVLAAVQRSEVGNGFVYGIGIVVLAIIVDRFTQAMNHSRQEKLPKKTKIILTIIILLVAILGSILGHMFSDDKEANKGTIKLAYAQQDDQIVSTNVIAQVLEEQGYKVDTTSLDIPVTWEAVSKGEVDAMTGAWLPITHGAEYKKVKNDIDNLGPHIDKEAKLGLVVPKYMDVNSIEDLNNQANKKITGIEPGAEIVDATNETLKAYPNLKGWEQINSSTGAMNAELKRAIKNKDDIIITGWNRYWIFQRYDLKYLDDPKGSMGKAESINTIARKGLKEDEPEAYRILDNFKWSVKDMESIMLEIENGKDPEKATKEWIDNNRDKVDKWTEK from the coding sequence ATGGCTAAAGAAAACATCTTTGCGGGTATCAATCAAACAATTATGTTAACGCTCTCTATGGTCGTTATCGCATCTATGATTGGAACGCCAGGTTTAGGTGAAGGCGTTTTAGCTGCTGTACAACGTTCAGAAGTAGGTAATGGCTTTGTATACGGTATAGGTATCGTCGTGTTAGCGATTATCGTTGATCGATTTACACAGGCTATGAACCACTCTCGTCAGGAAAAATTACCTAAAAAGACTAAGATAATACTTACTATAATCATATTACTCGTTGCAATATTAGGCAGCATTCTAGGGCATATGTTTTCTGATGATAAAGAAGCCAATAAAGGTACTATCAAACTCGCATATGCACAACAAGATGACCAAATTGTTTCTACAAACGTTATTGCACAAGTATTAGAAGAACAAGGTTATAAAGTCGATACGACTTCCCTCGATATACCAGTTACATGGGAAGCTGTTTCTAAAGGTGAAGTTGATGCTATGACTGGTGCCTGGTTACCAATCACACATGGTGCTGAGTACAAGAAAGTTAAAAACGATATCGATAATTTAGGGCCACATATAGATAAAGAAGCAAAATTAGGCTTAGTCGTTCCTAAATATATGGACGTTAATTCCATTGAAGATTTAAATAACCAAGCCAATAAAAAAATAACTGGTATAGAACCTGGTGCAGAGATTGTTGACGCCACTAATGAAACATTAAAGGCTTACCCTAATTTAAAGGGTTGGGAACAAATTAATTCTTCTACAGGTGCAATGAACGCAGAATTGAAGCGTGCAATTAAAAACAAAGACGATATTATTATTACAGGCTGGAATCGTTATTGGATCTTCCAACGCTATGACTTGAAATACCTAGATGATCCTAAAGGTTCTATGGGTAAAGCAGAAAGTATCAATACGATAGCTCGAAAAGGATTAAAAGAAGATGAACCAGAAGCATATAGAATCCTTGATAATTTTAAATGGTCTGTTAAGGATATGGAATCTATCATGTTAGAAATTGAAAATGGTAAAGATCCTGAAAAAGCTACTAAAGAGTGGATTGACAATAACAGAGACAAAGTTGATAAATGGACTGAAAAGTAA
- a CDS encoding ABC transporter permease encodes MKMFKQLPFSNWIDTIVNWLTEHLSGIFSFLQTAENAVMNVTTNILLAIPPFVMILLLVLLAFFVFKRKIGFPIFILIGLLFIYNQNMWDDLMSTITLVLISSLISIIIGVPLGILMSKSDTVEKIVKPLLDLMQTMPGFVYLIPAVAFFGIGMVPGVFASVIFALPPTVRMTNLGIRSISKELVETSDSFGSTS; translated from the coding sequence ATGAAAATGTTTAAACAATTACCTTTCTCTAATTGGATTGATACGATTGTTAATTGGTTAACTGAGCATCTATCTGGCATTTTCTCATTTTTACAAACAGCTGAAAATGCTGTGATGAATGTTACAACTAATATACTATTAGCCATTCCACCATTTGTTATGATATTACTTCTAGTTTTACTGGCATTTTTTGTTTTCAAACGTAAAATTGGTTTTCCAATATTTATTTTAATTGGCTTATTATTCATCTATAACCAAAATATGTGGGATGATTTAATGAGTACAATTACATTAGTTCTTATTTCAAGTCTTATTTCTATAATTATTGGTGTTCCATTAGGTATATTAATGTCTAAAAGCGATACCGTTGAAAAAATTGTTAAACCATTACTAGACTTGATGCAAACAATGCCAGGATTCGTGTATTTAATACCTGCAGTGGCATTCTTCGGTATAGGAATGGTACCTGGTGTATTCGCTTCAGTTATATTTGCATTACCTCCAACAGTGAGAATGACAAATTTAGGCATACGTTCAATCTCAAAAGAATTAGTAGAGACATCCGATTCATTTGGATCAACTTCTTAG
- the lepB gene encoding signal peptidase I gives MKKEIIEWIVAIGGALLIVGIVLKFIGTSYTVSGSSMYPTFQDRNKVIVSKISKTLNHIDNGDVVVFHEDAQRDFIKRVIGTPGDKVEYEGDQLYVNDKKVSEPYLDYNKKHKQGKYLTGTFKTSQVNGANGKNKIPKDKYLVLGDNRQNSVDSRLAEVGLVDKDQLVGKVVLRYWPFNKWEAGFNPGTF, from the coding sequence TTGAAAAAAGAGATAATTGAATGGATTGTAGCCATTGGTGGCGCACTCTTAATTGTAGGTATTGTATTAAAGTTTATTGGAACATCATACACAGTATCAGGTTCATCGATGTATCCAACTTTCCAAGATAGAAATAAAGTGATAGTTAGTAAGATTTCGAAAACATTGAACCACATTGATAATGGTGATGTCGTTGTCTTCCATGAAGATGCACAACGTGATTTTATTAAGCGTGTGATTGGTACGCCAGGTGATAAAGTTGAGTATGAAGGTGATCAATTATATGTTAATGACAAAAAGGTATCAGAGCCTTATTTAGATTATAATAAGAAGCATAAACAAGGTAAGTATTTAACAGGTACATTTAAAACAAGCCAAGTGAACGGAGCAAATGGTAAAAATAAAATTCCTAAAGATAAGTATTTAGTTTTAGGTGATAACAGACAAAATAGTGTAGATAGCCGTTTGGCTGAAGTTGGTTTAGTAGATAAAGACCAACTTGTAGGTAAAGTTGTTTTAAGATATTGGCCATTTAATAAATGGGAAGCAGGTTTTAACCCAGGCACATTTTAG
- a CDS encoding GNAT family N-acetyltransferase, with product MFGYEVNEHVTLKILEEREAEQLFKLVDSNRDYLGEFLPFVEYTTEVAHSKKFIQSALEQFTRCDGFHCGIWYDDELVGVIGLHYLDLVNKRTSIGYYLAEHFQKMGIMTACTKALIRYVYETFDINRVEIQMSTRNPKSKAIPERLGFTQEGVLRSNERLRGEFSDSYVYSLLREEYEKLRQTFEL from the coding sequence ATGTTTGGTTACGAAGTAAATGAACATGTGACGTTAAAGATATTAGAAGAACGTGAGGCGGAGCAACTGTTCAAATTAGTAGATAGCAATCGTGATTATTTAGGCGAGTTCTTGCCATTTGTCGAATATACAACTGAAGTTGCGCACAGTAAGAAGTTTATTCAGTCGGCACTAGAACAATTTACGCGTTGCGACGGCTTTCATTGTGGCATATGGTATGACGATGAACTTGTAGGTGTCATCGGCTTACATTATTTAGACCTTGTTAACAAACGTACGTCTATCGGTTATTATTTGGCTGAGCATTTTCAAAAAATGGGAATTATGACGGCATGCACAAAGGCGTTGATTCGCTACGTGTACGAAACGTTTGATATTAACCGCGTAGAAATTCAAATGTCGACGCGAAATCCGAAAAGTAAGGCCATACCTGAACGACTTGGTTTTACGCAAGAGGGTGTGTTGAGAAGTAACGAACGTTTACGTGGCGAGTTCTCGGATAGTTATGTGTATAGTTTGTTGAGAGAAGAGTATGAAAAGTTAAGACAGACTTTTGAATTATAA
- a CDS encoding zinc ribbon domain-containing protein → MKYCSNCGQPLREGVKVCTNCGKPVQQSKPNHSNTQQDYHNQSRQDKHEQHQYQGYNNHNQNGYADRHDQQPRKGDNKKTWIIIAVIAVLLIALIVAFSVLKNQFSPEKQASNIAQAIKKDDEKALAKEVTTQNDQKLSKQEARAYLNYIKTEDDLNNVGSNVEQSAKEIKDNRYNNLSVDANGNNVLNISKDGKKFLFFDNYSFNVPQKSVSIYPSSSGDITYEYNGKKRTTTVTEDDEKTLGTFPIGDYNLKATKDIDGKKFKGALMINMSDDATAYESFKQKRFTVSVDGGYMLNNVKIYANDKEIGSESSSETFGPYDPDEEVTVYAQGTYEGKTFKSDSVNVTSSGEDDDDVTDVTVTFDDDEIDKYIDDKMDAESDSDSDDSDSSSGEVTRDNVIDKVESYEGHTLDTDTYTYKEPEKTDDGKWGFSFTDKDGDLAGSYTVDTGDGYVTEYDEDGEEVGSGY, encoded by the coding sequence ATGAAATATTGTAGTAATTGTGGTCAACCTCTTCGCGAAGGTGTGAAGGTATGTACAAATTGTGGGAAACCCGTTCAGCAATCTAAACCAAATCACTCTAACACACAGCAAGATTATCACAACCAAAGTCGACAAGATAAGCATGAGCAACATCAATATCAAGGGTATAATAACCATAATCAAAACGGTTATGCCGACAGACATGATCAACAACCACGTAAAGGCGATAATAAAAAGACTTGGATTATTATTGCAGTTATAGCTGTATTGCTAATTGCTTTGATCGTTGCATTTTCAGTATTAAAAAATCAATTTTCTCCGGAAAAGCAAGCATCTAATATTGCACAAGCAATTAAGAAAGATGACGAAAAAGCATTAGCCAAAGAAGTTACAACTCAAAATGACCAAAAATTAAGCAAACAAGAAGCACGCGCATATTTAAACTACATCAAAACAGAAGATGACTTAAATAATGTCGGTAGTAATGTAGAACAAAGTGCGAAAGAAATTAAAGATAATCGTTATAATAATTTATCTGTGGATGCTAATGGAAATAATGTGTTAAATATTTCAAAGGATGGCAAGAAATTCCTATTTTTTGATAATTATTCATTCAATGTTCCACAAAAATCAGTGAGCATTTATCCAAGTAGTAGTGGAGATATTACTTACGAATACAATGGTAAGAAGCGTACGACAACGGTTACGGAAGATGATGAAAAAACGTTAGGTACGTTCCCAATCGGTGATTACAATTTAAAAGCAACAAAAGACATCGATGGTAAGAAATTCAAAGGTGCGCTAATGATTAACATGAGTGATGACGCTACTGCTTATGAATCATTTAAACAAAAACGTTTCACAGTTAGTGTTGATGGCGGCTATATGTTAAACAATGTGAAAATATACGCGAATGATAAAGAAATCGGAAGTGAATCATCTTCTGAAACATTTGGACCATATGACCCTGATGAAGAAGTAACCGTTTATGCACAAGGTACTTATGAAGGTAAAACGTTCAAATCAGATTCTGTTAATGTGACTAGTTCTGGGGAAGACGATGATGACGTAACAGATGTCACAGTTACGTTTGATGATGATGAGATTGATAAGTATATCGATGACAAAATGGATGCTGAGTCTGATAGTGATAGCGATGATTCTGATTCAAGTTCAGGCGAAGTGACACGTGATAACGTCATTGATAAAGTAGAATCATACGAAGGTCATACGTTAGATACTGATACTTACACATACAAAGAACCAGAAAAAACAGATGATGGTAAATGGGGCTTCTCATTTACTGACAAAGACGGAGATTTAGCCGGATCATATACCGTTGACACTGGCGATGGTTATGTAACTGAATACGATGAAGATGGTGAAGAAGTCGGTTCTGGTTATTAA
- a CDS encoding zinc-ribbon domain-containing protein, which yields MQCPNCGNAIEPNDLFCGECGHKIDRQSQTINSAEKDISNAEANGRRQDSNESLGEGNETTSHQSNHLSRTNESKHDKNSYEEGKVPDHQHVPEQTTSTQQHQMHQPQSNQHQQPHNNAAHTYHNQQQYNQSYSNHQQPQQTSQFSDHAKEVTEESKGFFRSAFASPDQVLKSQQAFSFKLLFSLIIVGLLVVALLLAIVIPSSVGMFETPKSQIIFSVMLGVILFLAVIVGATYGISRLVVRKPITFKKVLSDFVLINSVSVAVLLIALILMFANSFSFGGALFMLSILLIVVSGVYMIAKYSANHHTRFSSFYGVIIYIIVFFLFVTIFGESLFNQIFGNLISEFNNLFDGSSIY from the coding sequence ATGCAATGTCCAAATTGCGGAAATGCTATCGAACCTAACGATTTATTTTGTGGAGAGTGTGGCCATAAAATAGATAGACAGTCTCAGACTATTAATTCTGCTGAAAAAGATATCTCTAATGCTGAAGCTAATGGCCGACGACAGGATTCAAATGAATCATTAGGTGAAGGTAACGAAACGACATCACATCAAAGTAATCATTTATCAAGAACAAACGAATCGAAACACGATAAAAATTCTTATGAAGAAGGTAAAGTGCCAGATCATCAGCATGTACCTGAACAGACTACATCGACACAACAACATCAAATGCATCAACCACAGTCAAATCAGCACCAACAACCTCACAACAACGCAGCACATACATATCACAATCAACAACAATACAATCAGTCATATTCAAACCATCAACAACCACAACAAACAAGCCAATTTAGTGACCATGCAAAAGAAGTGACAGAAGAAAGTAAAGGTTTCTTTAGAAGTGCTTTCGCTTCACCTGATCAAGTACTAAAAAGCCAACAAGCATTTAGTTTTAAATTGTTATTTTCTTTAATCATTGTCGGTTTATTAGTCGTAGCACTGTTACTTGCTATTGTAATTCCTTCATCAGTTGGAATGTTTGAAACACCAAAAAGCCAAATTATCTTTTCTGTTATGTTAGGTGTCATTTTATTCCTAGCAGTGATAGTGGGAGCAACATATGGTATTTCGCGCTTAGTAGTTAGAAAGCCAATTACATTTAAAAAAGTACTGTCAGATTTTGTACTTATTAATAGTGTTTCAGTGGCAGTACTATTGATTGCACTTATTTTAATGTTCGCTAATTCTTTTAGCTTTGGTGGCGCATTATTTATGCTATCCATTCTATTAATCGTTGTTTCAGGTGTTTACATGATTGCCAAATATAGTGCAAATCATCATACGCGCTTTTCTAGTTTTTACGGTGTGATTATTTACATTATTGTGTTCTTCTTATTTGTGACTATTTTCGGTGAATCTTTATTTAACCAAATCTTTGGAAACTTAATCAGTGAGTTCAATAATCTATTTGATGGGAGTTCGATTTACTAA